A window of Zingiber officinale cultivar Zhangliang chromosome 5A, Zo_v1.1, whole genome shotgun sequence contains these coding sequences:
- the LOC121982958 gene encoding uncharacterized protein LOC121982958, protein MQRSGQTSLLLSFSSKSRVSDEDRATVSSNKPSVSFSEYLNRKVTKTSSRSVKEKKTCFATIVPANDDLTSKRVGDCESFVLHDQIFHQFKVSEKKEEPGEIAELGETMDYQPEPAFGGGEVSRKRKNTLDDPSGSSMKKTARKSLVVIGDDSKSWLYGREKKIMGKSTKHLYDHYANGSGWWDCNREGIDSEEVGCNETWEGIGSTTLGGLEWH, encoded by the exons ATGCAGCGATCCGGTCAGACTTCTCTTCTGTTGTCCTTCTCCTCCAAATCCAG GGTTTCGGATGAGGATCGCGCTACAGTATCTTCCAACAAGCCTTCAGTGTCGTTCTCCGAGTACTTGAATCGAAAGGTCACCAAGACTAGCAGCAGATCAGTTAAG GAGAAGAAAACTTGCTTCGCGACAATTGTGCCTGCCAACGATGATTTGACAAGTAAACGAGTTGGGGATTGTGAAAGCTTTGTTCTTCACGACCAAATTTTCCATCAGTTTAAGGTCTCAGAGAAAAAGGAAGAACCAGGGGAAATTGCTGAACTAGGTGAAACGATGGATTATCAACCAGAACCAGCTTTTGGAGGCGGTGAAGTTTCTAGAAAAAGAAAGAACACATTAGATGATCCTTCAG GTTCCAGTATGAAGAAAACAGCTCGAAAATCTTTGGTTGTCATCGGCGACGATTCAAAGTCCTGGTTAtatggaagagaaaagaaaataatggGCAAGAGTACCAAACACTTATATGATCACT ATGCAAATGGAAGTGGATGGTGGGATTGCAACCGGGAAGGTATTGATAGCGAAGAAGTTGGCTGCAATGAAACATGGGAAGGAATCGGATCGACCACTTTGGGAGGTCTGGAATGGCATTAA
- the LOC121979707 gene encoding uncharacterized protein LOC121979707, which yields MNTIIVVVSKLKGCIRQIEELNPSGASEEDIMNRAQMLLVQDPNYSKDFKFGHVWSILQGIEKFNSDNVKAAFTRVQRQTAQADYSQSYNLEKDVYSPSSPHVSSFNLNITDSNSGGTSTKRPIGVKKAKLKRKNEQQFSKMVSQNDDDPSLSRT from the exons ATGAATACTATCATTGTTGTTGTTTCCAAATTGAAGGGTTGCATACGACAAATCGAAGAATTGAATCCAAGTGGAGCATCAGAAGAAGATATT ATGAATCGTGCTCAGATGTTATTAGTACAAGACCCTAATTACTCAAAGGACTTCAAATTTGGACATGTGTGGAGCATTCTTCAAGGTATTGAGAAATTCAACAGTGACAACGTCAAAGCTGCATTTACAAGAGTGCAACGACAAACTGCTCAAGCTGATTATTCTCAATCATATAATCTCGAGAAAGATGTTTATTCACCTTCATCTCCACATGTCTCTTCATTTAATCTTAACATCACTGATTCAAACAGTGGTGGTACTTCAACTAAACGACCTATTGGGGTGAAGAAAGCAAAACTGAAGAGAAAGAATGAACAACAATTCAGTAAAATGGTTTCACAGAATGACGACGATCCGAGCTTGAGCCGAACTTGA
- the LOC121982959 gene encoding heavy metal-associated isoprenylated plant protein 30-like, which produces MCCAGCERVVKRALRKLRGVDSVEVEVEMEKVTVTRYVDRNKVLKEVRRSGKKAEFWPNPDWPLHFTIAEEYFRDEEAFRDSYNYRRHGYNGDRHGRLLAPLLGDERASNLFNDDDVNACSVM; this is translated from the exons ATGTGCTGTGCTGGTTGTGAGAGGGTGGTTAAACGTGCTCTCCGTAAGCTTAGAG GCGTGGACTCGGTGGAGGTGGAGGTTGAGATGGAGAAGGTGACGGTGACCAGATACGTGGACCGGAATAAGGTGTTGAAGGAGGTTCGGCGGAGCGGGAAGAAGGCGGAGTTCTGGCCCAACCCCGACTGGCCCCTCCACTTCACGATCGCGGAGGAGTACTTCCGCGATGAGGAGGCTTTTCGGGACAGCTATAACTATCGCCGGCACGGGTACAACGGAGACAGGCATGGCCGTCTCCTGGCGCCGCTGCTCGGCGACGAGCGCGCCAGCAACTTGTTCAACGACGACGACGTCAATGCATGCAGCGTCATGTAG
- the LOC121979708 gene encoding NAC transcription factor 32-like: MATTTGGTATAIPIGYRFLPTDKELIVDYLANRVAGKPVPSTAVIEADVYGTEPWNLLRNGDQEGYFFAMRKRKNAVGTRVDRRAGTGTWTLYSKKEESVTTLDAEGREIAVGCKSSLSFNDGKSKYSGWIMHEYELLSVAGVFQTQVLCHIKNRAGKMKKRSAADIPTTRPHESALSPECTTQTPPKRSYEAANFPSALFPECTAQPPPKRSQPHEAALFSECTEQPPAKRVCNWQLPMFLEPSPSSCDEDQAFYAQLPRWFRKEMNAVTSSLLPCSCLLLPVMKTRRSAPNNVLPRWFSLMKKTNGVTSSLLGCSLDKQVMLLAVKT; the protein is encoded by the coding sequence ATGGCGACGACGACGGGCGGAACGGCGACGGCGATTCCGATCGGCTACCGTTTCCTCCCCACAGATAAAGAGCTCATTGTCGATTATCTGGCTAATAGAGTAGCTGGAAAGCCGGTGCCGTCCACGGCGGTCATCGAAGCCGACGTCTACGGCACCGAACCGTGGAATCTTTTGAGAAATGGCGACCAAGAAGGTTACTTTTTCGCCATGAGAAAGCGCAAGAACGCTGTCGGAACCAGGGTGGATCGAAGGGCTGGAACAGGGACTTGGACCCTGTACAGTAAGAAAGAAGAATCTGTGACCACGCTAGATGCCGAAGGACGGGAGATCGCCGTGGGTTGCAAGAGCAGCTTGTCTTTCAACGACGGCAAGAGCAAATATTCAGGTTGGATCATGCACGAATACGAACTTCTCTCCGTCGCCGGCGTCTTCCAGACCCAAGTACTGTGTCATATCAAGAACCGGGCGGGCAAGATGAAGAAGCGATCGGCCGCTGACATTCCGACGACGCGACCGCATGAGTCCGCTCTGTCTCCTGAATGCACTACACAGACACCGCCCAAGAGATCGTACGAGGCCGCTAACTTTCCATCTGCTCTGTTTCCTGAATGCACTGCACAGCCGCCGCCCAAGAGATCGCAGCCGCATGAGGCCGCTCTGTTTTCTGAATGCACTGAACAGCCACCGGCGAAGAGGGTGTGTAATTGGCAGCTGCCAATGTTTCTGGAACCGTCTCCTTCTTCTTGTGATGAGGACCAGGCTTTCTACGCCCAGCTTCCTCGTTGGTTCAGGAAGGAAATGAACGCAGTAACCTCCTCTCTGCTTCCGTGCAGCTGTCTCCTTCTTCCTGTGATGAAAACCAGACGTTCTGCACCCAACAACGTCTTGCCCCGTTGGTTCAGCTTGATGAAGAAAACGAATGGAGTGACTTCCTCTCTCCTTGGGTGCAGTTTGGACAAGCAAGTGATGCTTTTGGCAGTGAAGACCTGA
- the LOC121980761 gene encoding receptor-like protein kinase At3g21340 translates to MRFSYTQLIGITTNFARKIGKGGFGVVLHGCLENGKQVAVKLNSQSSPQGERQFVAEVQNLTRIHHKNLVELIGYCIDGEGLALVYEYMAQGSLHDHLIGYETMALLLNNSCK, encoded by the exons ATGAGATTTTCATACACACAGTTGATTGGCATAACTACCAATTTTGCTAGGAAAATTGGGAAAGGGGGATTTGGAGTTGTGCTTCATGGTTGTTTGGAAAATGGAAAGCAAGTAGCTGTCAAGTTGAATTCTCAATCATCACCGCAAGGGGAAAGGCAATTTGTTGCTGAG GTTCAGAATTTGACAAGAATTCATCATAAAAACCTGGTTGAATTGATTGGATACTGCATTGATGGAGAAGGCCTAGCTCTTGTTTATGAATATATGGCTCAGGGAAGCCTTCATGATCATTTGATAGGTTATGAAACCATGGCATTACTGCTAAATAATTCTTGCAAGTAG